The genomic interval GATCAACCGGCATCCGACATTCTCAAAGCGGGCTACCCGATCTTGGTTCGCTCACTGGGCAACATGATGATTTACTCGGATGTCTCCGGTGCAAAACCGCAAACGTATTTCATCACGCTGGAACAAGGATGTTATCCCGTAAGAGCGGATGATGACGAGGAACGCTTTTACCAACGCGTATTTGAACGTTTGCGCCCACTGGCGACGGCCAGGTTGGTGATCGACAACCGGTTTGATCCGGATTTGCCGGAAGAATTGTGGGAAGGGGATCAGTTGACGCAGGGGATCAATCGGGCCGGAAAATGGTTGGACAGCATGAACCTGCTTCCCACACCGTTTCCGCTCGAAGAATTGGTGTCTCCCCGTGAGCTGCGACACATCAAACGTTTGTACGGTATTGGCGGTCTCAGCTACGGCAACCTCAGCGCGCGAAAGGATCAAAACCGGTTCTGGATGAGTGCCAGCGGGGTCAACAAAGCCAATCTGGAGCGGGTGGGACAAGATATCCTGCTCATCAAAGGGTATGATGACAAAAACCAAGCAATGGAGATCAGTGTGCCGCCCCATGTAAAACCGCGCAGAGCGTCCGTGGATGCGATCGAACATTGGATGATTTATACGGAACATCCTCAAGTCGGGGCGATCGTGCACGTTCACGCATGGATGGACGGCGTTCCCTCTACCGAAATCAACTACCCTTGCGGAACGCTGGAGCTGGCCGAGGCGGTGGCGGAACACATCCGTCGGGCGGAAGATCCTTCCCGGGCGGTGGTGGGGCTGAAAAATCACGGATTAACAATCACGGGAAGGGATTTGGAAGATATTTTCGAAAGGATCGACGGGAAGATCATTCCGCAGGTGCCGATGTCGTGAGGAGGAGATGATCATGAGCGGGCGAATCGTGTTGGTCACGGGAGCCGCCGGCGGCATCGGGCGGGAAATCGTCCACCGATTGGCGGCACGGGGTGACCGAACGTTGTTGGTGGGAAGAAATGAAGCGTCATTGCAAACGTTGGCACGGGAGGTGCCGGGCGGAGAGGCAATGGTGTGCGATGTGACGAAGCGGAATCAGGTTGAGCGGCTCGTTGAGGATGTCATCACCCGATACGGCAGGTTGGACGTCTTGATCAACAATGCGGGTTACGGATGCTTCGGCGGCGCATTGGAGGTACCCATTGAAGACTACGCGGGTATGATGGAAGCAAACTATCTGGGAGCGGTTCACATGAGCTTGGCTTTCCTGCCCCACATGTTGCAAAGGGGTGCCGGGCGCATCGTCAACATCGCCTCCATCGCAGGATTGACGGGTGTTCCCAATCTGGCGGGATATTGTGCATCCAAGTTTGCGCTGCTCGGGTTTTCAGAATCGCTTCAAATGGAATTTGCCCCGCGGATTCAAGTGGGTGTGCTTTGTCCGGGACCCGTGGATACGCCGTTTTTCCGAGGCGCGTCTCCGTCCCGGTATTTTCCCGCCCCGATCGCCCGCCGGACATTGCCGCCATCCGTGGTGGCCGAGCACGCGCTTCGGTTGATCGATCGCCCCCGGATCAAAGTGATCCCCCGGACGCTGGACATGGCCATCCGTCTGCGCCGCTGGTTTCCCCGGATGGCCATACGCGTGACGGGATACTTGTACGATACGCTCCGGAAACAAAAATCCGCATCCGCCGTCTCCCCCCTCGCCGGGAAGGAGTGAAGCCTGACGTGTACATCATGATCGTCAACCCCGTCTCGGGCAACGGGAGAGGACGGAAAGTATGGGAACGTGTAAGCCGGTTGCTGAAGAAGGAAGGACTCCCGTACCGTGTGTACTTTACCACCGGTCGTGGTCACGCAACCGTGTTGTCCCGCCAGGCGGTGGAATCTCCTCAGGTGAAAGCGGTCGTGGCCATCGGCGGCGACGGAACGGTTCATGAGGTTGGCAACGCTTTGGTAGATACAAATGTCCCGCTCGGCTATCTTCCGGCCGGTTCGGGAAATGACTTTGCCGTCGCCCATCGCATTCCCCTCGATCCGTTGAAAGCGTGGGAGCGTGTATTGCACGGCAGGAGCCGTGCGGTGGACACGGCCCGGATCGGGGAACGCTTCATGATCGGTTTCATGGGGATCGGTTTTGATGCCGCGGTGGCCAAACGGGTGAACGATTCCCGCTGGAAACGTTTCGGGAAGTTTGTCTATGCGGGCGGTGTGTTGAGAGAATGGGCGCGTTTTCAACCGGTAAATGTGCGGATCACGATGGATGGCACTTTATATGATCTGGATCGTGTGTGGTTGATTGCGGCGGCCCACATTCCCAATTATGCAGGTGGAATGCAGATTTGCCCAGGTGCGGAAGATGATGACGGTCGGTTGGACATCTGTTGTGTAAGGGATGTCACCCGTCGCGACTTTTTGCGCCTGTTTCCCTCGGTCTATCGGGGAACCCACGTGGACCAGCCGTTTATTGTGTTTCGACGCGCCAAACAGTTCACGGTCTCCTCTGAAATCCCCCTGCTGGTCCACGCAGATGGTGAGGTCATTGGCCAAACCCCGATTGCGGTAACTGTGTTGCCACAGTCGTTGAAGGTACTGTAGATGTACGATTTTTCGGCCGATATGGGGGAAGCAGGGCCCAAACGGTTCCCTTGCGCACCCGGCGAAAAGTGAAGCAACGTTGCCGCCGCCGGTGGGTCGAGAGTTGGTGGTCCAAACGTTGCTGACGTTTTGGATGCGTACGCCATCTCGGCCCCAAAAGCATCCGTCTTCGCGGTTGAACGGATTCACGTTTGTGACGGTACTCCCTCACTTTCGCGATTGACCGGATTTTCCGTTTTCCTTGCCCGTGATGACATGCCCCTTTGGATTGTGATGAAAGGGAGTGCTTCCAGTTTCAGCCGTGTGAAGCTCACCAACAACCGATGCCCCTGCGGGGCGTTTTTCTTTTCCACATTTCTCCCTGCATTGCAGGGGTTTGCCGGTTCGGGTATAATAAATAAATTGCAAAGGTATGTCATTTCCACCTGTAGAAAGGTGTTGAATAAATCATGACCCAAAAAGTGAAGGATTGGGAACGTTACTTCGTTCCGCCGGATCTGAAGGCGGCGAAAAAACGCGGCAAACAGGACGTGGAAGTGCTTCAGTTTGGTGAGATACCGGAAGATATGCGCCGGATCGGCGAAGGGAAATATTATCTGATCCGCACTTACGGCTGTCAAATGAACGTACATGACAGCGAGACGATCGCGGGTATCCTGGAAATGATGGGATATCGTCCCACAGAGTCGGAAGAGCAGGCTTCCGTCATTTTGCTCAATACCTGTGCCATCCGTGAAAATGCGGAAGACAAAGTCTTCGGCGAGATCGGCCGGCTGAAACCGCTGAAGATGGAAAATCCCGATCTGATATTGGGGATGTGCGGATGCATGTCCCAGGAAGAAGGTGTCGTTAACCGTATTTTGCGTCAGCATCCCTATGTGGATCTGATTTTCGGGACGCACAATATTCACCGCCTGCCCTTCTTGTTGAAGGAAGCGCTTTTCAGCAAGGAGATGGTGGTGGAAGTTTGGTCCAAAGAAGGGGATATCGTCGAAAACCTGCCCAAGGTGCGGGAAGACGGTCTCAAGGCCTGGGTCAACATCATGTACGGTTGCGACAAGTTCTGTACGTACTGTATCGTACCCTACACGCGCGGAAAGGAACGCAGCCGCCGGCCGGAGGACGTATTGGCCGAGATTCGGGAACTGGCACGGAAAGGGTATCAGGAAGTCACCCTGCTGGGCCAGAATGTCAACGCGTACGGAAAGGACTTCAAAGATCGTCATTACACGTTTGCCCACCTGATGGACGACGTGCGCAAGATCGGCATTCCGCGCGTTCGTTTCACGACCAGCCATCCGCGTGATTTCGATGATCACCTGATCGAGGTGCTGGCCAAAGGAGGCAACTTGGTGGAACACATCCATCTGCCGGTGCAGTCGGGCAGTACGGAGATCCTGAAGATGATGGCGCGGAAATACACCCGGGAACAATATCTGGAGCTGGTTCGCAAAATCAAGGCGGCCATTCCGAACGTGTCGTTGACGACCGACATTATCGTCGGTTTTCCCGGTGAGACAGACGAACAGTTCGAAGAAACGCTGTCGCTGGTGCGTGAGGTGGAATTCGATTCGGCGTTTACGTTCATCTACTCTCCCCGGGAAGGAACCCCGGCAGCCAAGATGAAAGACGATGTCCCGCCGGAAGTGAAGAAAGAGCGCCTGATGCGGCTCAACCGGTTGCAGGACGAGATCAGCCGCAGAAAAAACGAAGCGCTCCGCGGCAAAGTGGTTGAGGTGCTGGTCGAAGGGGAAAGCAAAAAAGATCCCAATGTGCTGTCGGGACGGACCCGTTCCAACAAGTTGGTCAACTTCACCGGTCCGAAACACCTGATCGGTCGGTTTGCCCATGTTCGGATCGATGAGCCGAAAACGCACACGCTGAAAGGAGTATGGGTGGAAGAAACCTATGCCCAGGTGGGGATGTGACATGAATCGCATCTTGAACGACGTCCATCCCGTGTTGCAAACGGCGGCCGAGCTGGGTCGCCGTTTGCGGCAGACAGAAGAGGTCAGCCGGTTTCGACAAGCGGAGAAACAAATCCAAAACAGCGCCCGTGTCAATGGTCTGATTGCAGAGATCAAAAGAAAACAAAAAGAATTGGTTCATGCCAAGCACTATCAAAAAACAGAATATGTACGCCGGCTTGAACAAGAATTGAAAGCCTTGCAGGAAGAGATGGAAAATTTGCCGATTGTCCGGGAATACCAACAGAGCCAAGTGGAAGTGAACGACCTCCTGCAAACGATTCAGCAAGTGTTGGCCGATGCGGTCTCCCGCAAGATCGACGTGGAAGTGGGCGGGGATGTTTCCCGGAGTGGGTGTGGCAGCGGAGGCCCATGCGGATGCAAAGGCCATTGAACGGCAATTCCCCACGGATTTTTCCGTGGGCTTTTTTTGCACCCTAGACTCCTGCCCTGCATACACATGGTACTGAACGATTGTTTGGAGGAGGGAGCGACATGGCAAAAACAGACAGAGACGTGCAATATCGCCAAATCATCACCAAAGCGATTTGCGGCAGGGGTCGTAAGTTCTCCCAGGCAACGCACACCATCCACCCACCGGACAATATCTCCAACATTTTGGGTGCTTGGATTATCAATCATTCATATGAAGCGCACCGTGTGGGTGAGGTTGTCGAGGTCATGGGAAACTACGACATCAACATCTGGTATGCCACCAAAGGCAATACCAAAACGGATGTGGCCAAGGAAACGGTACGGTATGTTGATCAGGTGCCGCTTAGCTTCTACGACCGGAATCTGCGGGAAGATACGATCAGCGTGAATGCGGTTTCCACGCAATCTCCCAACTGCATCGAGGCAACGATCGCCTCCAGCGGCGATGCCGTCCTGGTAAGGGTGGAACGGGAGTTTCTCGTAGAAGTGACGGGGGAAACCAAAATTTGCGTCGCCTGCTATCCACACGATTATGAGGACCTGGACGACAAAGCGTATGAGCCGTCCTCGTTGGAAGCGGATGTGCAGGACTTTGACGATTTGGATCCCGATTTGGTCATCGACGATCTCGATTGAACCGATCTGGAGGGGGAAGATCCCCTCATTGTTGTTGAGGGGGGCATTTGCCCCCCTTTTTGTTTATTCGCTAACCTGCCACCCAGGTGCTTCATACCATATCAGTGTATGTGATGTTGGAAAAAGTGAAAGGGGAAAGGCGATGAGCTCCCTCACTCTTCCATGTAAACAATGGGATGATAAACAGTGGATTCGGAGTGAAGCGATTTCCGCAGAACGGGTTCTTTCCCCATCGATTCGATTGGAACTTTCGAATGCACCGGCTGAGTTTTCCGAATCGATGTTGGTACTCAATGACGAGGTCGTAGTGGAACGCATCCGCAAAAGGGAAATCAAAGCAGGGGCTTTGAAGCTGCATGGCATCTCCTTCGCCACTGCCCAAATGCGGCTGCTCAGGCAATACATTGTGGTCGCTTTCCAGACGGAAACACTGTTGGTGTATCGATCCAAAGGCAGCTCGGTTTGGCTGGCACAGGGTAAAAAGCCCCAACGTGTTGCGTATGAACGTGTGCCCCTGAAAGAAAAAAATCGGGAAGTCAATCGGGTTCAGCAGCTGGCCGTGCGTTCGTTGTATGCGCTGGGATTGGATTACGGTGTCGTCAAAGTGGGGACGCTGCCGGGCAGAAAATTCGTTGTGGTGGATGTGATTCCCAATCCGAGATTAAACACCGACATGGAGAATGTGTTGGTTCATGCGATTTACCGATATGCCAAACAATTGGGAGAAACCGCGGTCAAGCCCGAATCCGTCACGTTGGGAGCAGATCCGGAGTTTATCATGAAACATGCCAATGGGCAACTGGCGTTGGCGTCCCAATATTTCCCCCGTTTTGGCCGGGTGGGATGCGATGAGATCTGGCATGGGCAGAATCGCGCCAACAAACCCTTGGTGGAGATTCGCCCACAACCCACGCCCGAGCCGCGCAAACTGGTGGTGCGGATTTACCAGGGATTGATCATGGCTGCCAAAAGAGTGAAGGCGGGGAATGTCGTGTGGCTGGCCGGTGGGATGCCATGTTCCGGTTATCCGTTGGGCGGTCATATCCATTTCAGCGGCATTTTGCTCAATTTCAAACTGCTCAGGGCGTTGGACAACTATTTGGCGTTGCCGTTGGTGTTGGCGGAGGACCCCAATGGTGTCAAACGACGGCCGAAATATGGTTATCTGGGGGATTTCCGTCATCAGTTCCACGGTGGTTTCGAATACCGGACATTGCCCAGCTGGCTGATTTCACCCACAGTGACAAAAGGGGTAATCGCGGCTGCGCAACTGATTGCTTCCCGCTATCCCTATCTGGAGTTGGAACCGCTCAAAAGATTGTCCGTGCAACGGGCATATTATCAGGGGATCAAAACCGACATCCAACCGCTGGTGGAAACATTGTGGGAGGAT from Polycladomyces zharkentensis carries:
- a CDS encoding SDR family NAD(P)-dependent oxidoreductase, which produces MSGRIVLVTGAAGGIGREIVHRLAARGDRTLLVGRNEASLQTLAREVPGGEAMVCDVTKRNQVERLVEDVITRYGRLDVLINNAGYGCFGGALEVPIEDYAGMMEANYLGAVHMSLAFLPHMLQRGAGRIVNIASIAGLTGVPNLAGYCASKFALLGFSESLQMEFAPRIQVGVLCPGPVDTPFFRGASPSRYFPAPIARRTLPPSVVAEHALRLIDRPRIKVIPRTLDMAIRLRRWFPRMAIRVTGYLYDTLRKQKSASAVSPLAGKE
- a CDS encoding diacylglycerol/lipid kinase family protein; amino-acid sequence: MIVNPVSGNGRGRKVWERVSRLLKKEGLPYRVYFTTGRGHATVLSRQAVESPQVKAVVAIGGDGTVHEVGNALVDTNVPLGYLPAGSGNDFAVAHRIPLDPLKAWERVLHGRSRAVDTARIGERFMIGFMGIGFDAAVAKRVNDSRWKRFGKFVYAGGVLREWARFQPVNVRITMDGTLYDLDRVWLIAAAHIPNYAGGMQICPGAEDDDGRLDICCVRDVTRRDFLRLFPSVYRGTHVDQPFIVFRRAKQFTVSSEIPLLVHADGEVIGQTPIAVTVLPQSLKVL
- a CDS encoding putative amidoligase domain-containing protein yields the protein MSSLTLPCKQWDDKQWIRSEAISAERVLSPSIRLELSNAPAEFSESMLVLNDEVVVERIRKREIKAGALKLHGISFATAQMRLLRQYIVVAFQTETLLVYRSKGSSVWLAQGKKPQRVAYERVPLKEKNREVNRVQQLAVRSLYALGLDYGVVKVGTLPGRKFVVVDVIPNPRLNTDMENVLVHAIYRYAKQLGETAVKPESVTLGADPEFIMKHANGQLALASQYFPRFGRVGCDEIWHGQNRANKPLVEIRPQPTPEPRKLVVRIYQGLIMAAKRVKAGNVVWLAGGMPCSGYPLGGHIHFSGILLNFKLLRALDNYLALPLVLAEDPNGVKRRPKYGYLGDFRHQFHGGFEYRTLPSWLISPTVTKGVIAAAQLIASRYPYLELEPLKRLSVQRAYYQGIKTDIQPLVETLWEDLRGLNEYQGYAEFLDPFYEYLLSGQTWDEQKDIRKVWKVPPYQPSPRKTAQ
- the cotE gene encoding outer spore coat protein CotE — translated: MAKTDRDVQYRQIITKAICGRGRKFSQATHTIHPPDNISNILGAWIINHSYEAHRVGEVVEVMGNYDINIWYATKGNTKTDVAKETVRYVDQVPLSFYDRNLREDTISVNAVSTQSPNCIEATIASSGDAVLVRVEREFLVEVTGETKICVACYPHDYEDLDDKAYEPSSLEADVQDFDDLDPDLVIDDLD
- a CDS encoding RicAFT regulatory complex protein RicA family protein, translating into MNRILNDVHPVLQTAAELGRRLRQTEEVSRFRQAEKQIQNSARVNGLIAEIKRKQKELVHAKHYQKTEYVRRLEQELKALQEEMENLPIVREYQQSQVEVNDLLQTIQQVLADAVSRKIDVEVGGDVSRSGCGSGGPCGCKGH
- a CDS encoding class II aldolase/adducin family protein, which produces MKAFCMVGDWRKTPSMERFADGLRRVMTANGYAYIVEPRSDVQLVFNFVDPLQPRHFHREGKGTFVVTVVENDQPASDILKAGYPILVRSLGNMMIYSDVSGAKPQTYFITLEQGCYPVRADDDEERFYQRVFERLRPLATARLVIDNRFDPDLPEELWEGDQLTQGINRAGKWLDSMNLLPTPFPLEELVSPRELRHIKRLYGIGGLSYGNLSARKDQNRFWMSASGVNKANLERVGQDILLIKGYDDKNQAMEISVPPHVKPRRASVDAIEHWMIYTEHPQVGAIVHVHAWMDGVPSTEINYPCGTLELAEAVAEHIRRAEDPSRAVVGLKNHGLTITGRDLEDIFERIDGKIIPQVPMS
- the miaB gene encoding tRNA (N6-isopentenyl adenosine(37)-C2)-methylthiotransferase MiaB, whose product is MTQKVKDWERYFVPPDLKAAKKRGKQDVEVLQFGEIPEDMRRIGEGKYYLIRTYGCQMNVHDSETIAGILEMMGYRPTESEEQASVILLNTCAIRENAEDKVFGEIGRLKPLKMENPDLILGMCGCMSQEEGVVNRILRQHPYVDLIFGTHNIHRLPFLLKEALFSKEMVVEVWSKEGDIVENLPKVREDGLKAWVNIMYGCDKFCTYCIVPYTRGKERSRRPEDVLAEIRELARKGYQEVTLLGQNVNAYGKDFKDRHYTFAHLMDDVRKIGIPRVRFTTSHPRDFDDHLIEVLAKGGNLVEHIHLPVQSGSTEILKMMARKYTREQYLELVRKIKAAIPNVSLTTDIIVGFPGETDEQFEETLSLVREVEFDSAFTFIYSPREGTPAAKMKDDVPPEVKKERLMRLNRLQDEISRRKNEALRGKVVEVLVEGESKKDPNVLSGRTRSNKLVNFTGPKHLIGRFAHVRIDEPKTHTLKGVWVEETYAQVGM